The Marivirga salinae DNA window TCTAAACATTTGTAAATGATTAAAAAATTACTTTTTAAGCAAAGTAAATTCTTTAACTTTGCCAACCAAACCAAGTTATATCTAGCGAAAATATAAAAATATGAAGGAATTTGGATTAAAATCCGCTAAATCCGGTTTAGAAAGCCTGGGTTTAAAAAATGTAGCTGAGGCTTACTGGAACCTCAGTCCTGCTGAATTGACTGAGCATGCTTTGGCCAACAAAGAAGGAGTTCTTACTGACACAGGTGCATTGATGTGCGATACGGGTAAGTTTACTGGTCGTTCTCCTAAGGATAAATTCATCGTTAAGGATGACAGAACAAAAGATACTGTTTGGTGGGGTGATATTAACATTCCTTTCAGCGAAGAAAAATTTGATGCCCTTCACCAGAAAATGCTCAAATTCCTAGAAAATAAAAGAGTGTATGTAAGAGATGCTTACGCTGGTGCTGACAAAACTTACAGATTAAATTTAAGAGTAGTTAATACGCAAGCATGGCATAATTTATTTTGCTATAACATGTTCTTAAGACCAGAGAATTATAAACTGGAAACTTTTGAACCTACGTTTACGATCATCAATGCTCCAGAATTTGAAGCTGACCCTGAAGTAGATGGAACTCGTCAGAAAAACTTTGCCATCATCAATTTTTCTAAAAATATAATTTTAATTGGTGGTACAGGTTATGCTGGAGAAATGAAAAAAGGAATTTTCTCTGTGTTAAATTATACTTTACCAACTGACCACAAAGTATTATCTATGCACTGCTCAGCTAATATGAGCGAGAAAGCGGATGGTGATACTGCTATTTTCTTCGGTTTATCTGGTACAGGAAAAACCACTTTATCAGCAGATGAAAACAGAGGTTTGATTGGTGATGATGAACATGGTTGGACTGAGAATGGCGTTTTCAACTTTGAAGGTGGTTGCTATGCTAAAACCATTGATTTAACTGAAGAGAAAGAGCCGCAAATTTTCAAAGCAATAAAATTTGGTGCAATAGTAGAAAATACTCGTTTTATCCCTGGAACAAGAACTGTGGATTATGAAAACACAGAAGTTACTCAAAATACTAGAACGGCCTACCCTATTCATCATATAGATAATGCTGTTTCACCTTCTATTGGTGGAATTCCTAAAAATATTTTCTTTTTGACTTGTGATGCCTATGGAGTTCTACCTCCAATATCAAAGCTATCAAAAGGTCAGGCAATGTATCATTTCATATCTGGTTATACTGCAAAAGTAGCAGGAACTGAGGCTGGAGTTACTGAGCCGCAAACTGTTTTCAGTGCATGTTTCGGAGCTCCTTTCCTTCCATTACACCCAACACAATATGCAGAAATGCTAGGAAAGAAAATGGACGAACAGAAAGTTACAGTTTGGTTAATCAATACTGGTTGGTCAGGTGGTCCTTATGGCGTTGGTTCAAGAATGAAATTGAAATACACAAGAGCTATGATCACAGCTGCCTTAAATGGTGGTTTAGATGAAGTAGGATATAGAAATCACTCTATCTTTGGTTGTGCTATTCCTGCAACATGTCCAGATGTTCCTTCTGAAGTATTAAGCCCAAGAGAAACTTGGAAAAATGACAAGGGATATTATGAAATGGCTAATAAATTAGCTGGTGAATTTAATGCAAACTTCAAGAAGTTTGAAGATTTCGCTAATGATGAGATTATGGACGGAGCACCTAAGCCCAACCTTTCAAAGGTTTAAAAACAGCTTTTTCAGTTAAGTTAAATATATACTGCCATGGGATTTAGTTCTCATGGCAGTTTTTTTTTGTGGATCTCTGTCCAGTGTCTGATGGTTCTAACCGCCTGACGCATAACCAGACCGATCAAACGCACATCTCATCAATCTCCCATAATCCTTTATAAAACACTATTTTTTCCTTTAAACTTTTTATATTGCTATCTAAATGAATTGAGTTTTATGGAGCAATATGACTTAGTAATTATTGGAGCTGGACCATCAGGATATGCTGCTGCCATGCGGGCAGTAGATTTGAAGAAGAAAACATTATTAATTGAAAAAAGTGTATTAGGTGGTGCTGGTATTACTAATGGTGCTTTATCATCCAAAACACTATGGGAGCTTTCCAGAGATATGTTAGCTTTCCGCAAAAATTTAGATCGCTATCATATGCAGTCTCCAAAAGCTGTATGGAAAGAGATTCAATTGGAAGTTCAAAATGCAGTTGAAGAGAGAGTAGATTTACTGAAAAGTCACCTACATGAACTTCAAAAAAACTTAAAATACTCTCCCTATATTGATTTTATAGCTGGTGAAGCATCCATTGTCAGTGAACATATAGTAGAAATTGAAACTTCAAATGAAAGATTAGCATTTGAAACCGAAAATATCATTATTGC harbors:
- the pckA gene encoding phosphoenolpyruvate carboxykinase (ATP), whose amino-acid sequence is MKEFGLKSAKSGLESLGLKNVAEAYWNLSPAELTEHALANKEGVLTDTGALMCDTGKFTGRSPKDKFIVKDDRTKDTVWWGDINIPFSEEKFDALHQKMLKFLENKRVYVRDAYAGADKTYRLNLRVVNTQAWHNLFCYNMFLRPENYKLETFEPTFTIINAPEFEADPEVDGTRQKNFAIINFSKNIILIGGTGYAGEMKKGIFSVLNYTLPTDHKVLSMHCSANMSEKADGDTAIFFGLSGTGKTTLSADENRGLIGDDEHGWTENGVFNFEGGCYAKTIDLTEEKEPQIFKAIKFGAIVENTRFIPGTRTVDYENTEVTQNTRTAYPIHHIDNAVSPSIGGIPKNIFFLTCDAYGVLPPISKLSKGQAMYHFISGYTAKVAGTEAGVTEPQTVFSACFGAPFLPLHPTQYAEMLGKKMDEQKVTVWLINTGWSGGPYGVGSRMKLKYTRAMITAALNGGLDEVGYRNHSIFGCAIPATCPDVPSEVLSPRETWKNDKGYYEMANKLAGEFNANFKKFEDFANDEIMDGAPKPNLSKV